A portion of the Mycobacterium paraseoulense genome contains these proteins:
- a CDS encoding NAD(P) transhydrogenase subunit alpha, with protein sequence MYDELLANLAILVLSGFVGFAVISKVPNTLHTPLMSGTNAIHGIVVLGALVVFGEVEHPSLAVQIILFVAVVFGTLNVIGGFIVTDRMLGMFKGKKKAMPAKTEEPAAK encoded by the coding sequence ATGTACGACGAGCTATTGGCCAACCTCGCGATCCTGGTGCTGTCCGGGTTCGTCGGGTTCGCGGTCATCTCCAAGGTGCCCAACACGCTGCACACGCCGCTGATGTCGGGGACCAACGCCATTCACGGCATCGTGGTGCTGGGCGCGCTGGTGGTGTTCGGCGAGGTCGAGCACCCCTCGCTGGCCGTGCAGATCATCCTGTTCGTCGCGGTGGTGTTCGGCACGCTGAACGTCATCGGCGGCTTCATCGTCACCGACCGGATGCTGGGCATGTTCAAGGGCAAGAAGAAGGCCATGCCCGCCAAGACCGAGGAGCCGGCGGCGAAATGA